The Rattus rattus isolate New Zealand chromosome 1, Rrattus_CSIRO_v1, whole genome shotgun sequence genome includes a region encoding these proteins:
- the Rpp38 gene encoding LOW QUALITY PROTEIN: ribonuclease P protein subunit p38 (The sequence of the model RefSeq protein was modified relative to this genomic sequence to represent the inferred CDS: inserted 1 base in 1 codon; substituted 1 base at 1 genomic stop codon): LQQHAIITSRLLXLSLSRAVPACQVPQPSERIAPVIGLECVLALGFRKNTMDFADEVEAIIPRVPSLNVPWLPDRTQDLTDSLETEALESQDKAILETSSDDLTKLSKRKLAEGGQAPDTTLQPLXKKLAPNPGKTRKPPKSKKSLSK; this comes from the exons ttacaacaacacGCCATCATCACCTCACGCTTGCTTTAGCTGAGCTTAAGCAGAGCCGTCCCTGCCTGTCAGGTACCTCAGCCCAGCGAGAGAATTGCTCCAGTCATTGGCTTAGAATGTGTGCTAGCCTTGGGCTTCAGAAAGAACACCATGGACTTTGCTGATGAAGTAGAAGCCATCATTCCCAGGGTGCCCAGCTTAAATGTGCCCTGGCTTCCAGACAGAACCCAAGATCTCACAGACAGTTTGGAGACTGAAGCTTTGGAAAGCCAGGACAAAGCGATTTTGGAGACTTCGTCCGATGACCTTACAAAACTTAGTAAGAGGAAGCTTGCGGAAGGTGGACAAGCTCCAGATACAACACTACAACCCC AAAAGAAACTCGCTCCTAACCCTGGTAAG